Proteins from a genomic interval of Lycium ferocissimum isolate CSIRO_LF1 chromosome 2, AGI_CSIRO_Lferr_CH_V1, whole genome shotgun sequence:
- the LOC132046966 gene encoding xyloglucan glycosyltransferase 4, translated as MAPSSVVVTIENPKSISLVEVNDLNSPSAFREKNKAANPKRFTKVLLLKAQRTLGCIPWLANSLFTTFASVKKRIALSDERDEEPKYRGKLYRFIRVFLAISVAALFIEIFAYFNQWHLNLVNPWEVQSLLQWTYMAWISFRADYIAPTLATLTSFCIVLFLIQSVDRLVLCLGCFWMKLRKIKPIINEDASDPEGGSYFPMVLVQIPMCNEKEVFAQSIGAVCQLDWPKDRMLVQVLDDSDDEVLQQMIRNECLSWKEKGVNIIYRHRFIRTGYKAGNLKSAMACDYVQDYEFVAIFDADFQPNPDFLKLTVPHFKGKPDVGLVQARWTFVNQDENLLTRLQNINLCFHFEVEQQVNGHYLNFFGFNGTAGVWRIKALEESGGWLERTTVEDMDIAVRAHLYGWKFIYVNDVRALCELPESYEAYKKQQHRWHSGPMQLFRLCLPSILKSKISVWKKANMIFLFFLLRKLILPFYSFTLFCIILPLTMFIPEAELPPWVICYVPIVMSILNILPSPKSFPFLMPYLLFENTMSVTKFNAMVSGLFQLGSSYEWVVTKKSGRSSESDLLAFAERESKNMNEEKISRRLSESGLELYGKIKEHEEVPKKKKANKIYRKELALAFLLLTAAARSLLSAQGIHFYYLLFQGLTFLIVGLDLIGEQVS; from the exons ATGGCACCAAGCTCAGTAGTTGTCACCATAGAGAATCCAAAGAGCATTTCATTAGTTGAAGTCAATGATTTGAATTCACCATCAGCTtttagggaaaaaaataaagctgCAAATCCCAAAAGATTCACTAAAGTCCTTCTTTTGAAAGCCCAAAGAACACTTGGATGTATCCCATGGTTGGCTAATAGTTTGTTTACAACTTTTGCTTCTGTCAAGAAACGTATTGCTTTATCAGATGAAAGAGATGAAGAGCCAAAATACAGGGGGAAGTTGTACAGATTTATTAGAGTTTTTCTTGCTATTTCAGTGGCGGCTTTGTTTATTGAAATCTTTGCTTATTTCAATCAGTGGCATTTAAATCTGGTGAATCCTTGGGAGGTTCAAAGTCTTTTGCAATGGACTTATATGGCTTGGATTTCATTTAGAGCTGATTATATTGCACCTACACTTGCCACACTTACTTCTTTTTGCATTGTGCTATTCCTAATTCAATCAGTAGATCGACTAGTTCTTTGTCTTGGATGTTTCTGGATGAAGTTAAGGAAGATCAAGCCAATTATCAATGAAGATGCAAGTGATCCTGAGGGTGGATCATATTTCCCCATGGTTCTTGTACAGATTCCTATGTGCAATGAAAAAGAG GTTTTTGCGCAATCAATAGGAGCTGTTTGTCAGCTGGATTGGCCAAAAGACCGAATGTTGGTACAAGTATTGGATGATTCAGATGATGAAGTCCTGCAGCAAATGATCAGGAATGAATGTTTATCCTGGAAAGAGAAAGGTGTCAACATCATCTACAGACATCGGTTCATCCGAACTGGTTACAAAGCTGGCAACCTTAAATCCGCAATGGCTTGTGACTATGTTCAGGATTatgaatttgttgcaatttttgACGCCGACTTCCAACCAAATCCTGATTTCCTTAAACTGACTGTACCTCATTTTAAG GGAAAACCGGATGTTGGACTTGTTCAAGCACGCTGGACCTTCGTTAATCAGGATGAGAACTTACTTACTAGGCTTCAGAACATCAACTTGTGCTTCCATTTTGAGGTGGAACAGCAAGTGAACGGTCACTATCTCAATTTCTTTGGCTTCAATGGAACAGCTGGTGTTTGGAGAATTAAGGCTTTGGAGGAGTCTGGTGGATGGTTGGAACGCACAACTGTAGAGGATATGGATATTGCGGTCAGAGCACACTTGTATGGATGgaaatttatatatgttaacgATGTAAGGGCCCTTTGTGAGTTACCAGAATCCTATGAGGCTTACAAAAAACAGCAGCACCGTTGGCATTCTGGTCCTATGCAACTCTTCAGACTATGTCTTCCGTCAATCCTCAAGTCCAAG ATCTCAGTCTGGAAGAAGGCCAACATGatattccttttctttcttctaagGAAGCTGATATTACCCTTTTACTCATTCACATTGTTCTGTATCATACTTCCACTAACAATGTTCATACCAGAAGCCGAATTACCTCCTTGGGTGATCTGTTACGTCCCTATCGTCATGTCCATTTTGAACATCCTTCCTTCACCAAAGTCTTTCCCTTTCCTAATGCCATACCTCCTATTCGAGAACACAATGTCCGTCACAAAATTCAACGCCATGGTCTCGGGGCTATTTCAGTTGGGTAGTTCCTATGAATGGGTGGTCACCAAGAAATCAGGCAGATCTTCGGAATCGGACTTACTAGCATTTGCTGAGAGGGAATCAAAGAATATGAATGaagagaaaatttcaagaaggCTATCCGAATCTGGTCTAGAACTATAcggaaaaataaaagaacatgAAGAGGtccccaagaaaaagaaagcaaacaAAATCTACAGGAAGGAATTAGCACTTGCTTTTCTTTTGCTCACTGCAGCTGCAAGAAGCCTGTTATCTGCACAGGGCATACATTTCTATTACTTGCTGTTTCAAGGCTTAACATTTCTTATAGTTGGCTTGGATTTAATTGGAGAACAAGTCAGCTAA